A region of the Leptospira venezuelensis genome:
CCGGGAACTGGATAACCGCAAATCCGTTCTCTTTTCCCGCTATTTTCTCCGCGATTTGTAGGCACTTCGACAAAGAAGTATGAGTATATTCCTCTTCGGGAAGCGGAAAAGTATTACTGGAAATTCCATAAAACTGGATTTTTCCTTCTTTTCTGGCTTTCTCTAAAAATTGAAACGCTTCCTTGATCCTACGATAATATTCTGCCTGAGCTTCTTCTTTAGGAACTCCCTTCTTTTCGGAATGGCTCAGGAAATATTCAGGGTTATGCAATAAGAATGCGTCAATAGTGGAAAGGCCCAGACGTTTTCTGGATCTTTCTAACTGGTCTTCTAAAAAATTAGGAGAGATACAATGATAGCAGCCAGGTTGGTAGTATGTGATTTCAGGAAATTGATCCTTCTCCTTTTCTTTGGCCTCGACCAATTTCATATTTTTTCCCTGGATATATCCAGCCTTGGTGATGATAAAAAGTTCCTTTCGGTTCAGATATTTCTTTTTGAAATTTTCATCCAGGACCTTTCCGACTAAACTTTCCGCCTCCCCGTCTCCGTAATTAGCAGAAATATCGATAACGTTTATTCCAGATCTGAGCGCTAAAATTAGAGCTTCCTTTTGTTCCGGATCTTCGAGTCCAATTCTATATCCACCGAACGCAATTCGGGAAAGCCTAAATTCTCTGAATAAAAAATAGCCGGTGCTTTCTCCTTTTTTGCCTGGGGAGAATTTTTCCTTCCTCCCCTCGTGAAGGGGCTCTCTATATAAAGACTGAAACGGATCTTTAGAAATCATTTGCGGTTTTTTGAATTTTCGCGTCGCACTATCGGACTAAATGAGACCAAGTCTAAATATTCCTCGGCAAATGTCCATTTTTTGTCTTTTAGTTTAAAAGTGCTTTTCGTCTGAACCTGATTTTTTATCCTACTTTGTAGAGGGATTCTAAATTCGATCTTTCGTTTTTACTCCCTTCCTCAAACAAATCGATGACTTCTTCCCATGATCCTCACAGGAGATTTTGAATGGATTTTCAAGCTGGATATCTAAGGTCGTCCATCGGTAGAAAGACTATCGTTGCGATTACCGGAATCATTCTCTTTGGCTTTGTATTTGTACATATGCTGGGGAACCTCCAGATCTTCCAAGAGCCGGATAAGATTAACACTTACGCTGAGTTCTTACACAAATTAGGCGGACTATTATGGTTAGCCCGCGGAATTCTTTTGTTAGCATTCGTATTACACGTTTACTACGCTCTGAAACTGTCCCTTGAAAACAAGAAGGCAAGACCGGTTGGCTACGTAAAAGAAAGTACGATCCAAGCTACATTGTCTTCTCGTTATATGGCCTTAACTGGTTCCGTATTATTAGCTTTCGTAATATACCATTTGCTTCATTTTACTTTAGGTAAGATTCAGCCGGAAAACTTTGCACTCCGAGAGACCATCGGGGATACTCAAAGACATGACGTCTATTCCATGGTAGTTTTAGGATTTAAGAATGTTTATGTTTCTATTTCCTATATAGTAGCGATGACCTTGCTTGCGTTTCACCTTCGTCATGGAGTTACGAGTGTCTTCCAAACTCTTGGATTTAACACTAGCTTCTGGGCGCCTAAGACGAACGCATTTGCGATCCTCTACGCTTTGACCATCTTCATCGGCAATGTTTCCATGCCGGTTGCCATTCTTCTCAACTTCGTGAAAG
Encoded here:
- a CDS encoding aldo/keto reductase; protein product: MISKDPFQSLYREPLHEGRKEKFSPGKKGESTGYFLFREFRLSRIAFGGYRIGLEDPEQKEALILALRSGINVIDISANYGDGEAESLVGKVLDENFKKKYLNRKELFIITKAGYIQGKNMKLVEAKEKEKDQFPEITYYQPGCYHCISPNFLEDQLERSRKRLGLSTIDAFLLHNPEYFLSHSEKKGVPKEEAQAEYYRRIKEAFQFLEKARKEGKIQFYGISSNTFPLPEEEYTHTSLSKCLQIAEKIAGKENGFAVIQFPGNWYEDGFLRNQSQGKTLLEICSNFDLLPLINRPLNSFQAGKGMVRLSYTPQSQAPDQSKLLQILDLESSLIEPLSSNPNRNSLSKLWKTSGEKVRSEEQFQLLLQKSWIPILREVIDEVYSEKGKESAEEYLRVLNTALPLLEEQIRIRSSENLSGLYESLVSRFHSSGEAPESLSSLMVFHLASLLEKGVVLLGMRKRKYVRDILPIFTNQLSPIPRSEWGENGIRS
- a CDS encoding succinate dehydrogenase cytochrome b subunit, whose product is MDFQAGYLRSSIGRKTIVAITGIILFGFVFVHMLGNLQIFQEPDKINTYAEFLHKLGGLLWLARGILLLAFVLHVYYALKLSLENKKARPVGYVKESTIQATLSSRYMALTGSVLLAFVIYHLLHFTLGKIQPENFALRETIGDTQRHDVYSMVVLGFKNVYVSISYIVAMTLLAFHLRHGVTSVFQTLGFNTSFWAPKTNAFAILYALTIFIGNVSMPVAILLNFVKVPGAQ